The Chloroflexota bacterium genome has a window encoding:
- a CDS encoding glycosyltransferase family 2 protein, whose amino-acid sequence MDRRRPRGARAHYHWILMDLSVIIVSWNVKGLLAECLASIYAALDKSSLQCEVLVVDNASSDGSPKMVNERFPQALLLANAENKGFAAANNQGMALAQGRLVLLLNPDTVVRNHALDTLVQFMDETPLAGMAGPCLVYPDGRFQHAAFRFPSLAQAFFDFFPLHHRLLESPLNGRYSRSLYDAGRPFVIDHPLGACMMVRRQAIDEVGGMDEGFFMYCEEVDWAMRIKRAGWQIYCVPAAEIVHYAGQSTQQFRDEMFVALWRSRFRLYAKHYRTFDNRALRFIVCIGLWKEKRKARRLAEAGIMSQEELAARMAAYQRVQEMAHAPIR is encoded by the coding sequence GTGGATCGTCGAAGACCGCGTGGAGCCCGTGCCCATTACCATTGGATTCTGATGGACCTCTCCGTCATTATCGTTAGTTGGAACGTCAAGGGATTGCTCGCCGAGTGCCTGGCTTCGATTTATGCGGCATTGGACAAAAGCAGCCTGCAATGCGAAGTATTGGTCGTTGACAATGCCTCTTCCGATGGTAGCCCCAAGATGGTGAATGAACGTTTTCCACAGGCGCTGCTCCTAGCCAATGCGGAAAACAAGGGTTTTGCCGCTGCAAATAACCAGGGAATGGCTCTGGCACAAGGGCGCTTGGTGCTATTGTTGAATCCCGATACGGTTGTGCGCAACCATGCCTTGGACACGCTGGTGCAATTCATGGATGAGACGCCATTGGCAGGCATGGCGGGTCCTTGCCTGGTCTATCCAGATGGACGTTTCCAACACGCTGCATTCCGCTTTCCCTCGCTGGCACAGGCTTTTTTCGATTTCTTCCCGCTGCATCACCGCTTGCTGGAATCCCCTTTGAATGGACGCTACTCGCGTTCCCTGTACGATGCGGGGCGTCCCTTTGTGATAGATCATCCTCTGGGAGCCTGCATGATGGTGAGGCGTCAGGCGATTGACGAAGTGGGCGGGATGGATGAAGGGTTTTTCATGTACTGTGAAGAAGTAGACTGGGCAATGCGCATCAAACGCGCGGGATGGCAGATTTATTGTGTGCCTGCGGCAGAGATAGTGCATTATGCTGGCCAGAGCACACAACAATTTCGCGATGAGATGTTCGTAGCCCTGTGGCGCAGCCGCTTTCGCCTGTATGCGAAACACTATCGAACGTTTGACAACCGGGCCCTGCGTTTTATCGTGTGCATTGGCCTGTGGAAGGAGAAGCGGAAGGCTCGACGCTTGGCTGAGGCAGGCATCATGTCCCAAGAGGAGCTGGCAGCCCGTATGGCAGCCTATCAGCGAGTACAGGAGATGGCGCATGCTCCCATCCGATAG
- a CDS encoding aminotransferase class V-fold PLP-dependent enzyme yields the protein METQPLNLRSIFLLRPDVIFLNHGSFGACPRPVFEAYQNWQLELERQPVEFLGRRFNELMHSARAALAAFVGVDTNDLVYVTNATTGLNIVARSLPLRPGDEVLSTDHEYGAMDRTWRFVCQKSGARYINQPLPLPVESPEQVVEAIWSGVTEHTRVLFMSHITSPTALILPVADLIQRARASGILTVIDGAHAPGQIPLNLQSLGADFYAGNCHKWLCAPKGSAFLFARREVQPLLEPLIVSWGWQSDTPGPSRFVDEQEWQGTRDISAYLTVPNAIQFQTEHNWPYVQQRCHELASLAYHAISELTGLVPLYPDSPQWYAQMVTLPLPSCEAQELKQRLYDQFAIEVPIITWKERQFVRISVQGYNTRSDVEALVSALAHLLPV from the coding sequence ATGGAAACCCAGCCTCTGAATCTACGCTCGATCTTCCTTCTGCGTCCTGATGTCATCTTTCTCAACCACGGTTCCTTTGGCGCCTGTCCACGCCCCGTCTTCGAAGCCTATCAAAACTGGCAATTGGAACTAGAACGCCAACCGGTGGAATTCCTCGGCCGGCGTTTCAACGAACTGATGCACTCAGCCCGCGCTGCACTAGCCGCTTTTGTTGGCGTTGATACCAATGACCTGGTTTATGTCACAAACGCTACCACCGGGCTAAACATCGTCGCCCGCTCTTTGCCCTTGCGCCCCGGCGATGAAGTGCTGAGCACCGACCACGAGTATGGCGCCATGGATCGTACCTGGCGTTTTGTCTGCCAAAAGTCTGGAGCGCGCTACATCAATCAACCACTGCCTCTGCCCGTGGAATCGCCCGAGCAGGTTGTCGAAGCCATCTGGTCTGGAGTGACCGAACATACCCGCGTTCTGTTCATGAGCCACATCACCTCGCCTACTGCGCTCATCTTACCCGTAGCGGACTTGATCCAGCGGGCACGTGCCTCCGGCATCCTCACCGTTATTGATGGTGCGCATGCCCCCGGACAGATTCCGCTTAACCTGCAGTCCCTTGGCGCTGACTTTTACGCGGGCAATTGCCACAAATGGCTGTGTGCGCCCAAGGGTTCAGCCTTCCTTTTCGCGCGCCGCGAGGTTCAGCCCCTGCTGGAACCACTCATCGTCAGTTGGGGCTGGCAAAGCGATACACCAGGGCCATCGCGCTTTGTTGACGAACAGGAATGGCAAGGCACCCGCGACATCTCAGCCTACCTCACCGTCCCCAATGCCATCCAATTTCAGACGGAGCACAATTGGCCCTATGTGCAACAACGCTGCCATGAACTTGCTTCCTTGGCTTACCACGCCATCAGCGAATTGACTGGGCTGGTACCACTTTACCCTGACTCGCCTCAGTGGTATGCGCAAATGGTCACGCTGCCCTTGCCTTCTTGTGAGGCGCAAGAACTGAAGCAGCGCCTATACGACCAGTTTGCTATCGAGGTGCCCATCATCACCTGGAAAGAGCGACAGTTCGTGCGCATTTCCGTTCAGGGCTACAATACGCGATCAGACGTAGAAGCACTGGTCTCTGCCTTGGCTCACTTATTGCCCGTGTAA